A genomic segment from Aegilops tauschii subsp. strangulata cultivar AL8/78 chromosome 1, Aet v6.0, whole genome shotgun sequence encodes:
- the LOC109774902 gene encoding protein SYM1, with product MAASVATSPACTRLIPSSPLSASAYTAAPSLVRLAGSSRRLRRALRVSAAAEPADALPGPGAGELDGVVPAGLLEELPEGLAFQGDMGGGFAPGGSGGGGDDGNKMLDRGINAAIVLGASTYALTKLLTVDQDYWHGWTIFEILRYMPEHNWSAYEEALKANPVLAKMMISGVVYSLGDWIAQCYEGKPIFEFDRTRMFRSGLVGFTLHGSLSHYYYHFCESLFPFKDWWAVPVKVAFDQTAWSALWNSIYFVALGFLRWESPSTIYKELKATFFPMLTAGWKLWPFAHLITYGVVPIEQRLLWVDCVELIWVTILSTYSNEKSEARILDDSSTTDTQDNSR from the exons ATGGCGGCGTCCGTGGCCACCTCCCCGGCCTGCACCCGGCTCATCCCCAGCAGCCCCCTCTCCGCCTCGGCTTACACGGCCGCGCCGTCCCTCGTCCGCCTGGCGGGGTCCTCCAGGCGCCTCCGCCGGGCCCTGCGCGTCTCGGCCGCGGCGGAGCCGGCCGACGCGCTGCCGGGGCCCGGGGCCGGCGAGCTGGACGGGGTGGTGCCGGCCGGGCTGCTCGAGGAGCTGCCGGAGGGCCTCGCCTTCCAGGGCGACATGGGCGGGGGGTTCGCccccggcggcagcggcggcggcggcgacgacggcaaCAAGATGCTCGACCGCGGCATCAACGCCGCTATCGTGCTCGGCGCCAGCACCTACGCGCTCACCAAGCTCCTCACCGTCGACCAGGACTACTGGCAT GGATGGACCATCTTTGAGATCCTGCGGTACATGCCGGAGCACAACTGGTCGGCGTACGAGGAGGCCCTCAAGGCCAATCCTGTTCTTGCCAAGATGATGATCAGCGGCGTCGTCTACTCCCTCGGCGACTGGATAGCCCAG TGTTACGAAGGGAAGCCCATCTTCGAGTTTGACCGGACTCGTATGTTCAGGTCTGGCCTCGTAGGGTTCACCCTCCACGGATCCCTTTCGCACTACTACTACCATTTCTGCGAG TCGTTGTTCCCGTTCAAGGATTGGTGGGCTGTGCCTGTCAAGGTTGCGTTTGATCAGACGGCTTGGTCTGCGCTGTGGAACAGCATCTACTTCGTCGCCCTGGGCTTCCTTCGCTGGGAATCTCCGTCCACCATATACAAAGAGCTCAAGGCCACCTTCTTCCCCATGCTTACT GCTGGGTGGAAACTGTGGCCATTTGCACACTTAATCACATACGGTGTGGTTCCTATCGAACAAAGACTTCTCTGGGTCGACTGTGTCGAATTAATCTGGGTCACTATCTTGTCAAC TTACTCGAACGAGAAATCTGAAGCAAGGATCTTAGACGATTCCTCCACAACAGATACGCAG GACAACTCCAGATAG